A window of uncultured Methanoregula sp. genomic DNA:
CCGGGCCATCTCAAGATAATTGAAGATGTCCCTGCCGGCGATCTCCACCTCATCGAGCTCGCGGATGACCCTCGGATCTTCTGATGCCATCCGTGCCCGTTTCACCCTTCCCCGGAGGACAGTCAGCCGGTTGGCGATGTCGTGCCGGGTAAGGTCATTCAGAAGGCCGATCTTCCGGTTTGCGAGATCCAGGGCAGCTTCGGCCTCTCTCCGATCAGTCACATCGGAAATAAAACCCAGAATCGCCGGCTGCCGGTTCCATTCAATTGCAGTAGCCCGGCCCTCGAGATACCGTACTGTTCTCTCCGGGGTAAGGATCCTGAAACTGAACACCCGGTCCGGATTTTCAATGCAGACCTGCTCCTGCAAAAAACCGGATACGATCCCGAGATCCGGGGTATGGACAAAGTCAGTCAGCCGGCGTCCTTCAACATCCTTAAGCGCGTATCCCCCAAACATGGTCCTGACAGAGGGATTAGAGAAGACAATAATGCCAGCCTTCACCACAAGAAACCCTTCGTGGGAATTCTCAATGATCCGGAGGTAATGCTCATTCTCATTCCGGTACCTGACCGTTTCCAGCAGAGCCTGCCCAAGAAGATCTCCCGGGGACGTGGGGTATATTTCCGGTTCAGGCTCATGCTCAGACAGAAGGACACGGTTCCGGGGATCCACCGGTTCTTTGTCTGAAAAAAAGAAAATTGGAAGGCCGGAATCTTCGGCATACAGCACACGAATCATACATATGTCTTGATCAAAGGGTTGAATCGATATCGCCGAGCAGCTGTTTGATATCGATCCAGATGATCAGTTCGTTGATCTCCTTGTCCTTGACCTTGATCTTGCGCTTGATGATCCCGATGATGGAAGTCTCCTCCTTGCTGACCGAAGCCGACGTGTAATCTACCTGGTTTCCCTCGAACGTAGATACGGACGTTACATCGTCCACGAGGATGCCGATCTTGGATTTGGCAATCTTATCATCCAGGACAATGATCCGCGAGGCTTCCAGGGAATTGATGCTCTCCTCGGTGATATTCAGCCGGTGCTTGAGATCGATGATCATCGTGATCTCGCCGCGAAGATCAATAATCCCGCGGACATAGGACGGCACATTGGGAAGTTTGGTGATGGTGGTGTATTCCACCACTTCTTTTACATCGAACAGGTCGATTGCAAAGTGCTCGCTGCCAAGCACGAATTCAACTACCTGAATCGTTCCCAGACCTTTTTCTGTCGTGGCGGAATTTTTTGCCGTTGCAATGGGTTCGCTTGCCTTTGCTGACATGGGCAATCCCCCCGTTCAATCCACCTTGAACCGCTTGTTGGCTTCCATGGCCTGGACTGCAACATCATTGACGGTCTGGATCATCCGTGTGATCTCGTCAATGGCTGCTGCAGACTCTTCTGTTGCCGCTGCCGCATCGCCGGCTTCTTTTGCAGTGCGTTCAATCAGGTTGCCCACTTCGTGGACACTTGCTGTGATCTCCTCGGTGGTTGCTGCCTGTTCCTCGGTTGCTGCAGCAACTTCCGATGCGCTGTTTGCAACGGTCTCAGCTGCTTTCTGGATGGTCTTGAACGCCTCAAGTGCCTGCTGCGACTCCTGGAAACCTTTGTTAACCAGGACCTTGGAAGCTTCCATAGCATCCGTTGCCTTTTTGGTGGCAAGGTTGAGCTGCGTGATCATCTCCTCGATCTTCTCAGCGCTAGACCGGGATTCCTGTGCCAGCGATTTGACTTCTGATGCAACAACAGCAAAGCCCCGTCCATGCTCGCCCGCGCGGGCTGCTTCGATTGCCGCGTTGAGTGCAAGCAGATTGGTCTGGCTGGCGAGGTCGCGGATCAGGATGATGATCTTGCCGATGTCGTTCATCTGCTTACCGATATCCCGGACAATGTCATACACATTGTTCGTGGAGTGCGTTATCTCGGTCATGTCCTTGTTGACATTCTCGGCAAGGATTGCTCCGCTCTTGGCTGAAGAGTTTGCGTTGTTGGCCTGGGATGAAACACTCTCCATACTCGAGGTAATTTCCTCGACAGCAGCACTCATGTCCTGCATGGCCTTGCTCATCTGTTCAACACCCTCGGACGCCTTCTGGGCATTCTCGGAGACAATACCGGCATTCTTTGCGATCTGGTTGACGCTCTTGGAGGCATCCTCAACGCTCTTGGTGGCATTGTCAGCAGTCGAGGTCAGGTTCAGCATCTGCTTGTTGACATCGCCGATGTTCTTTTCGAGATTGACGACAATCCCGCGTACCGCATCCCGGAGCTTGATGATGATATCGTAAACCGCCTTGGTGTCCTGATCCGGTTTGGTGATCTCGTACCGGACAGTAAGATCTCCTTCTGCCATCTTGGCGTAGACCTTACTGAGCTCATCCACCTCTTTAGACATGAAGTTCTCGCTCTTGACCATCCTTGTGATCTCATTGTACGTGACATACACGTACCTGACATCATTTTTCTCACCGAAGATGGGGATATTTGTCCGGACTACGATGTGCACACCGGTTGGTGTCTCGAATGTACTCTGGCCTACGGTGATTCTCCGCATGGTAACAGCGTCTCCAACGGCCTCTCCGGAGTTTTCGAGATACTTGATCATGTTTTTATTCTTGAAATCCGTGAACGGCATACCGATTAGCCGGTCCTTGCTGAAGCCGACCAGTTTGGTGAACGCGTCATTCGTGAGGACGATATTAAGATCGCCATCCACGACCGCATGTGCCAGCGGATTCTTCTCGAACATTTCCATCATTTCTTTTAATTCAATCATCTTTTTCACCCGAGTTTTACGATTTTCTCTTTGTACACTTCATTCATGACTTCCCCAAGACCGGTATACATAGCGGACAATCCACAGATAACACCTTCAATACCCGCTATCTGAAGGATCAGTTCACTCCCGAGGAAATTCCCCACAACGAGCAGGAAGAACAGGATGGTAAGCAGTGCAAACACAATCTGGAGTGCTTTGGAGAGGCGCAGAGTGATGACAAACATCACGAGCGAGAAGAGTCCCCAGATTGCAAGGAATGCTACAAGTCCCATCTTCGGAACAGCAGGACTCCACCCGAGCGTTGGCATCAGGATGATGAAGACCAGAGCAATCCAGAAGGATCCGTAAGAGATGAAGGCAACCATGCCAAACGTGTTGTTCTTCTTCCATTCCATGATTCCTGCAATAATCTGGGCTATTCCCCCATAGAAGATGCCCATGGCAAAGACTACGGAACCCATCCCGAAGAGTCCTGCATTGTGCAGGTTCAGGATAATCGTAGTAAGCCCGAACGCCAGAAGTCCCAGCGCACCGGGGTTTGCGGTCGTGTCTGAAATTCTCATCTCATTTTTAAATACCGGATCAACAGTTGTCTGCATTGTAATCACCAACATCCCTTACATTCATTCATCTCATCCATGCCGGTTATATGTAGCCAGCCATAGAGCAGCTGTGCCCTGCCGGCATCTGAAGAAGTACCCCGTACATGGATCGGCATCTCTTTCCAGAGGCTGGCATTGCCGGAGAGTTTCACATCCTGTGGTAACATCCTGCTAACCCCCCCGGGTGTAGTCTTCAGGCCCAAAAGTGCGAAGAGCAAAGTATTCGTCAAGTTTTTCAGACAGCTCTTTCAACAGGATCACCTGTTCAGAAATTCCGTCACGTTCTGCCCCCGTCCCGATAGAGGTCTTTCCTGTGAAAAATGTATTTGTCATGTCTGCTTGCATCTCACTCACCTGAATTATTAATCATACATCAGATTTGCCATGCCCTTTTGGCCGACAATCAATCATGTGGAAAGAAACCATTAATAAACGTGTGCTTATGCGTGGCCCATTTGCAAGGCAAATAAGGAATTTTTATATGATCACTCATCCAAGGTTGATCCGGTAATACCCATGGAAGAGTACCAGAGCGAGATCGAACGAATCAAGGATCTGTTATTCTCCCATCCGGAAGGGATGAGCATCACAGATATTGCCGGACAATTGCAGATGAACCGGAATTCCGTTGCCAAATATATGGATATACTCCAGATCCAGGGTGCTGCTGATGGAAGGAAGATGGGTACATCAAAGATCTATTATCTCTCCCAGAGGATCCCAGCTTTTTCTTTAAGAAAAGTCTGCTTCCGCCCCCTGCTCATCTGCAACCAGGACTTAATTATAACGGACGCAAACCAGGGATTTTTATCCATCCTGGGCATGCATTCAGATCAGTTGATCAAGAAAAATCTCGAATCCCTCCCGGTCCGGTTTCTTGAGGGGGGCACAGCCCAGCAGGTTCTGAAAAAAACCCTCCGGGGCATGGAGCAACGGATTCGTGCGCAGGTTCAGGCCGGGGCAAAAATCAATCCCTGTAATATCCTGCTCGTTCCCGTTGTTTTTGAGAACGGGAAGCCCGGCATTTCCTTGATCATTGACGATGCGGCACCTCCACCAGGGGTTTTGCAGGCAGAACCCCATTCAGCAGATCTCCTGGAGATCCTGGACGATGAGATAGAATATATTGTGAGATACACACCTGAAGGCATCATCCGCTATGCAAACGAACCCTACTGCCGGGCCGTTGGCAAGACCAGGGAAGAACTGGTAGGCAGGCAGTTCAAACCCCTGGTATCCCCGGAAGACTCCCAGAAGATCCGGGCACATCTCGATCGCCTGAGCGTCCAGTACCCGGTAGGGGTCATCGAATACCGGGCGATCATGGCAAGCGGCGATATGCGCTACCTCCGGTGGCATGACCGGGCCCATTTCAACTCACGGGGAGAAGTTATCACGTACTCATCCTGCGGCCTTGACATCACGGATCTCGTTACGGTTGGCCAGAAA
This region includes:
- a CDS encoding PAS domain-containing sensor histidine kinase produces the protein MVKAGIIVFSNPSVRTMFGGYALKDVEGRRLTDFVHTPDLGIVSGFLQEQVCIENPDRVFSFRILTPERTVRYLEGRATAIEWNRQPAILGFISDVTDRREAEAALDLANRKIGLLNDLTRHDIANRLTVLRGRVKRARMASEDPRVIRELDEVEIAGRDIFNYLEMARMYQDMGLAFPQWQSLHSLLDYERISREMRDLKISVDSPNIEIYADPLCPRVFENLIDNSIRHGNTVSEIRITTKETDAGLIILLEDNGRGVPSHEKESIFEQGVGKHTGLGLFLSREILSITGISIRETGIYGSGACFEISVPRGAYRPDTSYLGIVQPCT
- a CDS encoding chemotaxis protein CheW, whose translation is MSAKASEPIATAKNSATTEKGLGTIQVVEFVLGSEHFAIDLFDVKEVVEYTTITKLPNVPSYVRGIIDLRGEITMIIDLKHRLNITEESINSLEASRIIVLDDKIAKSKIGILVDDVTSVSTFEGNQVDYTSASVSKEETSIIGIIKRKIKVKDKEINELIIWIDIKQLLGDIDSTL
- a CDS encoding methyl-accepting chemotaxis protein; this encodes MIELKEMMEMFEKNPLAHAVVDGDLNIVLTNDAFTKLVGFSKDRLIGMPFTDFKNKNMIKYLENSGEAVGDAVTMRRITVGQSTFETPTGVHIVVRTNIPIFGEKNDVRYVYVTYNEITRMVKSENFMSKEVDELSKVYAKMAEGDLTVRYEITKPDQDTKAVYDIIIKLRDAVRGIVVNLEKNIGDVNKQMLNLTSTADNATKSVEDASKSVNQIAKNAGIVSENAQKASEGVEQMSKAMQDMSAAVEEITSSMESVSSQANNANSSAKSGAILAENVNKDMTEITHSTNNVYDIVRDIGKQMNDIGKIIILIRDLASQTNLLALNAAIEAARAGEHGRGFAVVASEVKSLAQESRSSAEKIEEMITQLNLATKKATDAMEASKVLVNKGFQESQQALEAFKTIQKAAETVANSASEVAAATEEQAATTEEITASVHEVGNLIERTAKEAGDAAAATEESAAAIDEITRMIQTVNDVAVQAMEANKRFKVD
- a CDS encoding acetate uptake transporter, which gives rise to MQTTVDPVFKNEMRISDTTANPGALGLLAFGLTTIILNLHNAGLFGMGSVVFAMGIFYGGIAQIIAGIMEWKKNNTFGMVAFISYGSFWIALVFIILMPTLGWSPAVPKMGLVAFLAIWGLFSLVMFVITLRLSKALQIVFALLTILFFLLVVGNFLGSELILQIAGIEGVICGLSAMYTGLGEVMNEVYKEKIVKLG